The Klebsiella sp. RHBSTW-00484 genome includes a window with the following:
- a CDS encoding DedA family protein has product MDINNLISQYGYAALVIGSMAEGETITLLGGVAAHQGLLKFWLVVISVALGGMIGDQLLYLLGRRFGGRILRRFSSQKKRIQKAQRMIQRRPYLFVIGTRFMYGFRVIGPLLIGASRLPPKLFLPLNILGAIIWALIFTTLGYLGGEAIGPWLHHLDAHLKHFIWLVLVVVLVVAAHWWLKRREAKRKE; this is encoded by the coding sequence ATGGATATCAATAACCTGATTTCCCAGTACGGCTACGCGGCGCTGGTCATTGGCAGCATGGCGGAAGGCGAAACCATCACTCTGCTCGGCGGCGTGGCGGCACATCAGGGATTATTGAAGTTCTGGCTGGTGGTTATTTCGGTCGCCCTCGGAGGAATGATCGGCGACCAACTGCTTTACTTACTTGGCAGACGCTTTGGCGGGCGCATTCTGCGGCGATTTTCGAGCCAGAAAAAGCGGATTCAGAAAGCACAGCGCATGATCCAACGACGCCCTTATCTGTTTGTGATTGGCACCCGTTTTATGTACGGCTTTCGGGTCATCGGGCCGCTACTGATTGGCGCCAGCCGTCTGCCGCCAAAGCTGTTTCTGCCGCTGAATATTCTCGGCGCGATTATCTGGGCGTTAATTTTTACCACCCTCGGATATCTCGGCGGTGAAGCGATTGGCCCGTGGTTGCATCATCTGGATGCGCATCTGAAACACTTTATCTGGCTGGTTCTGGTGGTCGTTCTGGTGGTTGCGGCGCACTGGTGGCTCAAGCGCCGCGAGGCGAAAAGGAAAGAGTGA
- a CDS encoding Yip1 family protein produces the protein MNHVWGLFSHPNQEMSVIKSENETISHHYTHHVLVMAAVPVICAFIGTTQLGWNFGDGTVVKLSLMTGLALAVLFYAVMLAGVAVMGRVIWWMARSYPQRPSLKRCMVFAGYVATPIFLSGIVALYPLVWLCALVGTVALLYTGYLLYLGIPTFLSINKEEGLSFASSTLAIGVLVLEVLLAITVILWGYGYRLF, from the coding sequence ATGAACCATGTCTGGGGACTCTTCTCTCATCCTAATCAAGAGATGAGCGTTATCAAAAGCGAAAACGAGACCATTTCGCATCACTATACGCACCACGTGCTGGTCATGGCGGCGGTTCCGGTTATCTGCGCCTTTATCGGCACGACGCAGCTGGGCTGGAACTTCGGCGATGGCACAGTGGTAAAACTGTCACTGATGACCGGGCTGGCGCTGGCGGTGCTGTTTTATGCCGTTATGCTCGCCGGGGTGGCGGTGATGGGGCGGGTTATCTGGTGGATGGCAAGAAGCTATCCGCAGCGACCTTCGCTGAAACGCTGTATGGTGTTTGCCGGTTATGTCGCCACGCCGATCTTCCTGAGCGGGATTGTGGCGCTCTATCCGCTGGTATGGCTGTGCGCGCTCGTGGGGACCGTCGCGCTGCTGTATACCGGTTATCTGCTGTACCTCGGCATTCCAACCTTCTTGAGTATCAATAAAGAAGAGGGGCTGAGCTTCGCCAGCTCCACTCTGGCGATTGGGGTGCTGGTGCTGGAAGTGCTGCTCGCCATCACCGTGATTCTCTGGGGTTACGGATATCGACTCTTCTGA
- a CDS encoding GNAT family N-acetyltransferase, with amino-acid sequence MSAVDKLHDADLEIREALPDDAHAIAALYVWHVLNGRASFEEIPPTVDEMRKRIKNVRDNGLPWLVALWRGTIVGYCYATFYRPRPAYRYTLEESIYVEAGMGGRGIGSALLSRLIEKCEQGSWRQMLAIIGDGHSNAGSIAIHKKFGFSVAGQLRSVGYKMGDWRDTLIMQRPLGDGDWTLPE; translated from the coding sequence ATGTCCGCAGTGGATAAGTTACATGACGCTGACTTAGAGATCCGCGAAGCGCTGCCCGATGATGCCCACGCCATCGCCGCTCTGTACGTCTGGCACGTACTGAACGGACGCGCATCCTTTGAAGAGATCCCCCCAACCGTCGATGAGATGCGCAAACGCATCAAAAACGTGCGTGATAACGGGCTGCCCTGGCTGGTTGCTCTGTGGCGCGGAACCATTGTCGGCTACTGCTACGCCACCTTTTATCGCCCCCGCCCGGCCTATCGCTACACGCTTGAAGAGTCGATTTACGTCGAAGCTGGCATGGGCGGACGCGGCATCGGTAGCGCCCTGCTCTCTCGCCTGATTGAGAAGTGTGAACAGGGTTCGTGGCGACAAATGCTGGCGATTATTGGCGACGGACACAGCAACGCCGGGTCTATCGCTATTCATAAGAAGTTCGGTTTTAGCGTAGCGGGTCAGCTGCGCAGCGTCGGCTACAAGATGGGCGACTGGCGGGATACGTTGATTATGCAGCGCCCTCTCGGCGATGGCGACTGGACGCTGCCGGAGTAA
- the pbpG gene encoding D-alanyl-D-alanine endopeptidase yields the protein MTKFRVSLLSLTLLLAVPFAPQAIAKTPAAVTASQPDIASGSAMIVDLASKKIIYASQPDLVRPMASITKVMTAMVVLDAHLPLDEMLSVDISHTPEMKGIYSRVRLNSEISRRNMLLLALMSSENRAAASLAHHYPGGYDAFIRAMNAKAQALGMTRTRYVEPTGLSIHNVSTARDLSKLLIASEQYPLIGQLSTTKEDMATFAHPAYTLPFRNTNHLVYRDNWNIQLTKTGFTNAAGHCLIMRTVIKGRPVALVVMDAFGKYTHFADASRLRTWIETGKVMPVPASALSYKKQREAQMADAMLKGGAQTAQND from the coding sequence ATGACCAAATTTCGAGTTTCTTTGCTCAGCCTGACTTTGCTGCTGGCTGTGCCTTTTGCGCCCCAGGCGATAGCTAAAACCCCTGCGGCGGTTACCGCTTCACAGCCGGATATCGCTTCCGGTAGCGCAATGATCGTCGATCTTGCCAGTAAAAAAATCATTTATGCCAGCCAGCCGGATCTGGTTCGCCCGATGGCGTCAATCACCAAGGTGATGACCGCGATGGTGGTGCTGGATGCCCATCTGCCGCTCGATGAGATGCTGAGCGTCGATATCAGCCATACGCCTGAAATGAAGGGTATTTATTCACGCGTGCGCCTGAACAGCGAAATCAGCCGCCGCAATATGCTGCTGCTGGCGCTGATGTCGTCAGAAAACCGCGCTGCCGCCAGCCTGGCGCACCATTATCCGGGTGGCTACGATGCGTTTATTCGTGCGATGAATGCCAAAGCGCAGGCGCTGGGGATGACCCGTACCCGTTACGTTGAGCCAACTGGCCTGTCGATTCATAACGTCTCCACCGCACGCGATCTGAGCAAGCTGCTGATCGCCAGCGAACAGTATCCGCTGATTGGTCAACTGAGCACCACCAAAGAGGATATGGCGACCTTCGCTCATCCTGCCTACACGCTGCCGTTCCGTAATACCAACCATCTGGTGTACCGCGATAACTGGAATATTCAGCTGACCAAAACCGGTTTTACCAACGCGGCGGGCCACTGCCTGATTATGCGTACGGTGATCAAAGGGCGTCCGGTGGCGCTGGTGGTCATGGATGCGTTCGGAAAATATACCCACTTTGCCGATGCCAGTCGTTTGCGGACGTGGATTGAAACCGGGAAGGTGATGCCGGTTCCGGCTTCCGCGCTCAGCTATAAGAAGCAGCGTGAAGCGCAAATGGCCGACGCGATGCTGAAAGGCGGCGCGCAGACTGCGCAGAACGATTAA
- the dld gene encoding D-lactate dehydrogenase, with product MSSATTNNNAFLAELTRLVGSSHLLTDPAKTQRYRKGFRSGQGEALAVVFPGTLLELWRVLSACVTADKIILMQAANTGLTEGSTPSGNDYDREIVIISTLRLDKLHLLDKGEQVLAYPGTTLYSLEKALKPFGREPHSVIGSSCIGASVVGGICNNSGGSLVQRGPAYTEMSLFAQIDENGKLSLVNHLGIDLGTTPEQILSCLDDERVKDENVRHDGRHAHDHDYVTRVRDVNADTPARYNADPDRLFESSGCAGKLAVFAVRLDTFPAEKRQQVFYIGTNQPDVLTEIRRHILAEFNNLPVAGEYMHRDIYDIAEQYGKDTFLMIDKLGTDKMPFFFTMKGRTDAMLEKVSLFKPHFTDRFMQKLGHVFPAHLPERMKTWRDKYEHHLLLKMAGDGIEEAQTWLGEYFKNAEGDFFACTAEEGSKAFLHRFAAAGAAIRYQAVHADEVEDILALDIALRRNDTEWFEHLPAEIDGQLVYKLYYGHFMCHVFHQDYIVKKGVDAHELKEKMLVLLKERGAQYPAEHNVGHLYEAPESLKRFYRENDPTNSMNPGIGKTSKQKYWGETPDNAASTTEPQ from the coding sequence ATGTCATCTGCAACAACAAATAACAACGCCTTTCTGGCAGAACTCACCCGCCTGGTTGGTTCTTCGCATCTGCTGACCGACCCGGCTAAAACGCAGCGCTATCGCAAGGGGTTCCGCTCCGGCCAGGGCGAGGCGCTGGCGGTGGTCTTCCCCGGCACGCTGCTCGAACTGTGGCGCGTGCTGAGCGCTTGCGTCACCGCCGACAAAATCATTTTGATGCAGGCCGCCAATACCGGGCTGACCGAAGGCTCAACCCCCAGCGGCAATGATTATGACCGCGAAATCGTTATTATCAGCACTCTGCGTCTGGATAAACTGCATCTGCTGGATAAAGGCGAGCAGGTGCTGGCTTACCCCGGCACGACCCTGTATTCGCTGGAAAAAGCGCTGAAGCCGTTTGGTCGCGAGCCGCATTCAGTGATTGGCTCGTCATGCATCGGCGCGTCGGTGGTTGGCGGGATCTGTAACAACTCCGGCGGATCGCTGGTGCAGCGCGGCCCGGCCTATACCGAGATGTCGCTGTTTGCCCAGATCGATGAAAACGGCAAGCTCAGCCTGGTCAACCATCTGGGTATCGATCTGGGCACCACGCCGGAGCAGATCCTCAGTTGCCTTGATGACGAACGGGTTAAAGATGAGAACGTGCGCCACGACGGCCGTCATGCTCACGATCATGATTACGTCACCCGCGTACGCGACGTGAATGCCGATACCCCGGCGCGCTACAACGCCGACCCGGATCGCCTGTTTGAATCTTCAGGCTGCGCCGGAAAGCTGGCGGTATTCGCCGTACGCCTGGACACCTTCCCGGCAGAGAAACGCCAGCAGGTGTTTTATATCGGCACTAATCAGCCGGACGTGCTGACCGAAATTCGCCGCCATATTCTGGCGGAGTTTAATAACCTGCCGGTAGCGGGCGAGTATATGCACCGCGATATTTACGATATCGCCGAGCAGTACGGCAAAGATACCTTCCTGATGATCGACAAGCTCGGCACCGATAAAATGCCGTTCTTCTTCACCATGAAGGGCCGTACCGATGCGATGCTGGAGAAAGTTTCGCTGTTTAAGCCGCACTTCACCGACCGCTTTATGCAAAAGCTGGGACACGTTTTCCCGGCACACCTGCCGGAGCGGATGAAAACCTGGCGCGATAAATACGAACACCATCTGCTGCTGAAGATGGCAGGCGATGGTATCGAAGAGGCTCAGACCTGGCTTGGCGAATATTTCAAAAACGCCGAGGGCGATTTCTTTGCCTGTACCGCGGAAGAAGGCAGCAAGGCTTTCCTGCACCGCTTCGCCGCAGCGGGCGCGGCAATCCGCTATCAGGCGGTTCATGCCGATGAAGTGGAAGATATTCTGGCGCTGGATATCGCCTTGCGGCGTAACGATACTGAATGGTTCGAGCATCTTCCCGCCGAGATCGACGGTCAGCTGGTTTATAAGCTTTATTACGGTCACTTTATGTGCCACGTTTTCCATCAGGATTACATCGTGAAAAAAGGCGTCGATGCCCACGAGCTGAAAGAGAAAATGCTGGTTCTGCTCAAAGAGCGCGGCGCTCAGTATCCGGCCGAGCATAACGTCGGTCATCTTTATGAAGCGCCGGAAAGCTTAAAACGCTTCTATCGCGAAAACGATCCCACCAACAGTATGAATCCGGGGATCGGTAAAACCAGTAAGCAAAAATACTGGGGCGAAACGCCGGATAACGCCGCGAGCACGACCGAACCGCAATAA
- the bglX gene encoding beta-glucosidase BglX has protein sequence MKWLCTVGVAVSLALQPALADELFGNHPLTPQARDAFVTDLLTKMTVDEKIGQLRLISVGPDNPKEAIRDMIKESQVGAIFNTVTRHDIRTMQDQVMELSRLKIPLFFAYDVLHGQRTVFPISLGLASSFNLDAVNTVGRVSAYEAADDGLNMTWAPMVDVSRDPRWGRASEGFGEDTYLTTVMGRAMVESMQGKSPADRYSVMTSVKHFAAYGAVEGGKEYNTVDMSPQRLFNDYMPPYKAGLDAGSGAVMVALNSLNGTPATSDAWLLKDVLRDQWGFKGITVSDHGAIKELIKHGVASDPEDAVRVALKSGINMSMSDEYYSKYLPELVKSGKVTMAELDDATRHVLNVKYDMGLFNDPYSHLGPKESDPEDTNAESRLHRKEAREVARESLVLLKNRLDTLPLKKSGTIAVIGTLADSKRDMMGSWSAAGVADQSVTVLTGIQNALGDKGKVIYAKGANVTNDKGIVDFLNLYEKAVQVDSRSPQEMIDEAVAVAKQSDVVVAVVGEAQGMAHEASSRTDITLPQSQRDLISALKATGKPLVLVLMNGRPLALVKEDQQADALLETWFAGTEGGNAIADVLFGDYNPSGKLPMSFPRSVGQIPTYYSHLNTGRPYNADKPNKYTSRYFDEANGPLYPFGYGLSYTTFSVSDVKMSAPTMQRDGSVTASVQVTNTGKREGATVIQLYLQDVTASMSRPVKMLRGFKKVTLKPGETQTVSFPIELDALKFWNQQMKYDAEPGKFNVFIGVDSARVKQSEFELL, from the coding sequence ATGAAATGGCTCTGTACTGTAGGCGTCGCTGTGAGTCTGGCGCTGCAACCCGCGCTGGCGGATGAATTGTTCGGCAATCATCCCTTAACGCCGCAGGCGCGGGATGCGTTTGTGACGGATCTGCTGACTAAAATGACGGTGGATGAAAAAATCGGTCAGCTGCGCTTGATTAGCGTCGGACCGGATAACCCGAAAGAAGCTATCCGTGACATGATTAAAGAGAGTCAGGTGGGGGCGATATTTAACACCGTCACCCGCCATGATATTCGCACCATGCAGGATCAGGTGATGGAACTCAGCCGCCTGAAAATCCCGCTGTTCTTCGCCTATGACGTGCTGCACGGTCAGCGCACCGTCTTCCCGATTAGCCTTGGCCTGGCCTCCTCTTTTAACCTCGATGCAGTCAACACCGTCGGGCGAGTTTCCGCTTATGAAGCCGCTGACGATGGCCTGAATATGACCTGGGCGCCGATGGTCGATGTCTCCCGCGACCCGCGCTGGGGCCGTGCTTCAGAAGGCTTCGGGGAAGATACCTACCTGACCACCGTGATGGGCCGGGCGATGGTTGAGTCGATGCAGGGGAAAAGCCCGGCGGACAGGTATTCAGTGATGACCAGCGTCAAGCACTTTGCCGCCTACGGCGCGGTTGAGGGCGGCAAAGAGTACAACACTGTCGATATGAGCCCGCAGCGCCTGTTTAATGACTATATGCCGCCGTACAAAGCGGGGCTGGATGCGGGAAGCGGGGCGGTAATGGTGGCGCTGAACTCGCTCAATGGCACCCCGGCGACCTCCGATGCCTGGCTGTTGAAGGACGTGCTGCGCGACCAGTGGGGCTTTAAGGGCATCACCGTGTCTGACCATGGGGCCATCAAGGAGCTTATCAAACACGGCGTGGCGTCCGACCCGGAAGACGCGGTGCGCGTGGCGCTGAAGTCCGGCATCAACATGAGCATGAGCGACGAATACTACAGCAAGTACCTGCCAGAGCTGGTGAAATCAGGCAAGGTAACAATGGCGGAGCTGGATGACGCCACCCGCCACGTGTTGAACGTTAAATATGATATGGGCCTGTTTAACGACCCGTACAGCCATCTGGGGCCGAAAGAGTCTGATCCAGAGGACACCAATGCTGAAAGCCGTCTGCATCGCAAAGAAGCCCGTGAAGTGGCGCGCGAAAGCCTGGTGCTGCTGAAAAACCGTCTCGACACGCTGCCGCTGAAAAAATCGGGCACTATCGCGGTGATTGGCACTCTGGCCGACAGCAAACGCGACATGATGGGCAGCTGGTCTGCGGCGGGCGTTGCCGACCAGTCGGTAACCGTGCTGACCGGCATCCAGAACGCGCTGGGCGATAAAGGCAAGGTTATCTATGCCAAAGGCGCTAACGTCACCAACGATAAAGGCATCGTCGACTTCCTCAATCTGTATGAGAAAGCGGTGCAGGTCGACTCGCGTTCGCCTCAGGAGATGATTGATGAAGCGGTAGCAGTGGCGAAGCAGTCCGACGTAGTGGTTGCCGTGGTGGGTGAAGCGCAGGGCATGGCCCATGAAGCCTCCAGCCGCACCGACATCACGCTGCCGCAGAGCCAACGTGACCTGATTAGCGCGCTGAAAGCCACTGGCAAACCGCTGGTACTGGTGCTGATGAATGGTCGTCCGCTGGCGCTGGTGAAAGAGGATCAGCAGGCTGATGCCCTGCTGGAAACCTGGTTTGCCGGTACCGAAGGCGGAAATGCGATCGCCGATGTGCTGTTCGGCGACTATAACCCGTCGGGCAAGCTGCCGATGTCCTTTCCGCGCTCGGTCGGACAGATCCCAACCTACTACAGCCATCTCAACACCGGTCGTCCTTATAATGCCGATAAGCCGAACAAGTACACCTCGCGCTATTTTGACGAGGCTAACGGCCCGCTCTATCCGTTTGGCTACGGCCTGAGCTATACCACATTTAGCGTTTCCGACGTGAAAATGTCAGCACCGACCATGCAACGTGACGGCAGCGTGACCGCCAGCGTGCAGGTGACCAACACCGGCAAGCGCGAAGGGGCTACGGTAATTCAGCTTTATCTGCAGGATGTCACTGCTTCCATGAGTCGTCCGGTGAAAATGCTGCGCGGCTTTAAGAAGGTGACGCTCAAGCCGGGTGAGACGCAAACCGTCAGCTTCCCGATTGAGCTTGATGCGCTGAAGTTCTGGAATCAGCAGATGAAGTACGATGCCGAACCGGGCAAATTCAACGTCTTTATTGGTGTCGATTCCGCCCGCGTTAAGCAGAGCGAATTTGAGCTGCTGTAA